The sequence GCCAGCGCCTCCCGGATTTCGGGATGCTGTGCGCTGAGGATGGCTGCTGACAGCAGCGCGGCATTGACGGCTCCGGCTCTTCCGATGGCCATGGTTCCCACCGGCACCCCTGCCGGCATCTGGGCGATGGAAAGCAGGGAGTCCATGCCGCTTAAGGCCTTGGACCGGACAGGCACCCCAATGACCGGGAGCAATGTCATCGCCGCAGCCATGCCCGGCAGGTGGGCCGCTCCTCCGGCTCCGGCAACGATGACCCGCAGGCCGCGGGCCTCGGCTCCGGCAGCGTATTCAAAAAGCAGGTCCGGAGTCCTGTGCGCCGAAACCACCCGCGTCTCATGAGGGACCATCAGGATTTCCAGCGCCCGGGAACAGTGCTGCATCGTCTCCCAGTCCGAGGAAGACCCCATGATAACTCCGACTAAAGGCACCATATTGTTCTCCATCATATTTGCGAAGGCCGTACCGAACAAAGCCGAAGCCACGGAGCATGGCTTTGCCGAAATGCATCGGGAACACTGCAAATCCGTGCTCTCCCGGCCATCGGATCATTTGCCCCCACCTACTTGTCTATTTTCAACAGCAAGTATATTCGTATTTAATGGATTAATTGTTCGTGAAAAACTGACGAAAGGCGAGAGGCATGCTCAACTACAGGCAACTCTACTATTTCTGGAACGTGGCCACGGCAGGCGGCATCAGGCGCGCGGCCGAGCGCATGCACCTGACGCCGCAGACGCTCAGCGGGCAGATCGGGGAGCTGGAGAGGGATCTTGGCGTCAAGCTCTTCGTGCGGACGGGACGGCGGCTCGAAATCACCGAGGCGGGCAAGCTCGCCCTGGCCCGCGCCGACGAAATCTTCCAGATCGGCAGCGAACTGACCGAAACACTCAAGGCCTCCCCGCCTGAAGAGGCCCTGCCCTTCCGTGTCGGTCTGGCGGACTCGGTGCCCAAATCCATCGCCTTCCGCCTCCTGGCTCCGGCCTTCAAGCTCGCCCCCCCCGTCCGGCTGTTCTGTCATCGGGACAGGCTGGAAAACCTGTTTGCCGAATTGGCCATTCACAAGCTCGAACTTGTCATTGCCGACAGGCAACTGCCTGCCGGACTCGGGGTAAAAGCCTTCAACCACCCCCTGGGTAACTGTTCAATCACATTTTTCGGTGTGCAGGAACTTGTCCGGCGCTACCGGCCGGATTTTCCGCATTCCCTGACCGGGGCACCCCTGCTCATGCCTACGGGAAGCGTACGCGGCGAGCTCGACAGATGGTTTGCCGAACACGGGATCCATCCGCATGTGGTGGGAGAGTTTGACGATACGGCGTTGCTGAAAACCTTCGGCCAGGCAGGCCTGGGACTTTTTCCGGCGCCAAGCGTAATGAGAGAGGAGGTCCGACGTCTGTACGACGTGGACACCGTGGGAGAAGCGCAAGACATTGATGTGCGCTATTTCGCCATTTCTGCGGAAAGACGCCTCAAGCATCCTGCCGTCATGGCCGTGAGCGAGCATGCGCGGCAGAATCTCTTCGTCAGCTGAGCCTGGACCCTGTGTTTTTTGGGAGCGATGCGGACCGCCAGGTTACGGACCCAGGGGGTGGTGCCGGGGATGCGGGGGCATCCCCGGAGACCTCACTGCAAAAAATCCAGGTAATCCCGGGCCAATTTGGCTTCATTGGACTTGGGATATTGTTTGACGATGCGCGTGAAAAGCTCCCTGGCTTCCGCCGTCTTGCCCATGCGCACCTGATGTTCCGCCAAAGCCAGAATGGTGGAGGTGCTGTCCATGTCCGCCTCCAGGCCGCTCTTGAGTACCGACTCTGCATCGTCCAGACGATTCTGGGCCACAAAAGCATCCGACAAAAGTTTATATGCCGGAATATAGCGCCAATTGCGAGCCAGCGCCTTGCGCCCGAGCTCCTCGGCCTCACTGGCCCGACCCTGACGCAGCAGGAGCACGCCAAGATTGTAGGCCGGGAACTCGGGAGTGACGTAGGTCAGGATGCCAATCGCCTTGCGATATGCGGCCTCCGCTTCACTGTCCCGTCCCAGGGCTTCCTCAACCTTGCCCAGGTTGTTCCATGCTTCCCCGAAATCTTCGTCGATTTCAACGGCCTTGGCAAACCCGTCCCGAGCCTGTTCGAGTTCCTGCAGCCCTATATAGATCATGCCCGAATCAAAATGAAAACGGGACATATGCTTGGCCGCCGGCTCCACCTTGAACAGCTCCTGCAAAGCCAGCTGCGGCTGATCGTTGTTGATGTGCGATTCAATCAGGTTGAGGCGCAGCTCCACTTCCTTGGAGCCCATATTCGAGGATGCGCCCCTGGAAGTCCCGCGGGCTCCGCACCCCGCCAGGACAAAGCATAAAACGAGAACCATCGCGCATGTCTTCATGGCCGTGTTCCTTGACAGCCCCCTTTTGGGGGCTCTCGAATTTAGATGACCTTGTTCAGGGAATACTCGATGATGGCCTGAGCACCCACGGCCTGCAGCTTCGGAACCAGATCCCGGACCTGACAGGTCTCGACCACGGTCTCGATGGACAGCCAGTCGGAGTTGTGCAGATGGGCTATGGTCGGAGAGTTCATGCTCGGCAGAAGCGCCATGACCTTGTCCACGACGTCGGCCGGGGCGTTCATCTTGAGCGCGACCAGCTTGTCGGCCCGCAGCGCGCCCTGCAGAAGGGTGTTCATGTTCTCGATCTTGGCCCGCTTCCAGGGATCCTTCCAGGATTCCTTGTTGGCGATGAGCTGGGTGTTGGTCTGCAAGAGCTCGGCGATGATGCGCAGGCCGTGGGCCTTGATGGTCGTGCCCGTCTCGGTGATCTCGACGATGGCGTCCACCAGCCCTTCCACAACCTTGGCCTCGGTGGCGCCCCAGGAATATTCCACCTCGACGGGGATTCCCGCTTCTTCGAAATAGCGCTTGGTGAAGCTCAAAAATTCCGTGGCAATTTTCTTGCCCGCCAGATCTTCCGGCCGCTTGTACGGAGAGTCGCCGGCCACGGCCAGGACCCACTTGGCCGGACGATTGCTGGCCTTGGAATAAATCAGGTCGTCCACGATGACGACGTCCGACTGGTTCTCAAGGATCCAGTCCTTGCCCGTCAGGCCGGCGTCGAGCAGACCGTTTTCCACATAGCGGGCCATTTCCTGGGCCCGGCACAGTGAACAGGTCAATTCGGGGTCGTTTATTTCCGGGAAGTAGTTCCGGTGGTGCGAGGTCACCTTCCAGCCGGCCTTGGCGAAAAGTTTGACTGTGGCCTCTTCCAGGGAACCCTTCGGTATTCCGATGCGCATCTGTTTTCCATCAACCATTATTTATAAACCTCCTTGGGATCGAACACCATGGGGGAGCAGTCCGTCCACCGCCCCTGTGCGTCTCGTTCACGATAAAAACAACTCCTGCGCCCCGTATGGCAGGCCGCCCCGCCAATCTGCTCGACCTGAACCAGCACAGTGTCCCGGTCGCAGTCCAGGCGTATGGAGCGAACCTTCTGCACATGCCCTGACGTGCCGCCCTTGTGCCACAGGGATTTGCGACTGCGGCTGTAGTAATGGACCTCGCCGGTGCGCAGGGTCTCGTTCCAGGCTTCTTCGTTCATATAGGCGAGCATGAGCACTTCGCCACTCGCCGCCTCCTGGGCGATGACCGGGATAAGGCCACCGCATTTATCAAAATCAGGCTGTTCCATCGTTTGGTCCTTCTTTGCTCGTCGTCGAATTCATGCGGCCCTGAGCCTCGGTCTTGAGCTGACCGCAGGCTGCCGCGATATCCTGCCCCTTGCTCTTGCGCAAGGTCACGGTGAAGCCCTTCTTGCGCAGAAGCTCCTCAAAGGCCAGCACATCCCCGGGCGCGGGAGCGGCATATTCGATGCCCGGGCCGGGATTGTAGGCGATGAGGTTGATCTTGCATTTGAGGTGCGACAAGAGCCGCACCAGCTGCCGGGCATGCTGGAGGCTGTCGTTCACACCCTTGATCAAAATGTATTCGATGGTCACCCGTTCCCGGGCTTTGAGTTCCATGCCCTGAAGGGCCGCAATCAACTCCTCGATGGGCCAACGCGCGGCTCCCGGCATGAGGCTTTCCCGGATTTCCTGGGTCGGAGCGTGCAGGGAAATGGCCGGCAGGGCCAGACCTTCAATCCCGAAAACGTCCATCTTGCCCTTGATGGCGCAGGTCGAAAGCGTGATGCGGCGGCGTGAAAATTCAAGGCCCTCGGCATTGGAGAGGATCTGCAGGCTGCGCCGCACCTCGTCCCAGTTGGTGAGGGGCTCGCCCATGCCCATGTACACGAGATTCTTCACTTCATCGCCCAAACCGTGCGCGCGCAGATAGTCCCTGGCCACAAGCACCTGAGCCGCGATCTCCCCGCCGGTCATGTTGCGGGAGAAGCCCATCAGTCCCGTGCTGCAGAACGTACACCCCATGGGACAGCCGATCTGGCACGACAGGCACTGGGTGTAGCGTTCCTTGTCCGGGATGAGCACGGTCTCGACCAGCGCACCGTCAGCCAGACGCAAGAGCAGCTTGACCGTCCCGTCGCTGCTGGTCTGCACCTCATGCACTTCCGGCCAATCGAGCGCCCACTCGCGCATGAGCTGCTCCCTGAAATCCCGGGCCAGGTTGGTCATGGCCGAAAATTCGCGCACTCCCTTGCGCCACAGCCATTGCCACAGCTGCCGAGCCCGAAAGCTCTGGTGGCCCATGGCCTGCACGGCCTCTTCAAGTTCGGGGCAGGTCAATTCAAGAATATTGCGCATGATGCTCCGCTGTCTGGAATCGCAAAGGCACAAAGGGCGTTACAAAGCCACCCCTCGTGCCTTTGGCGGGAAACAAGCTCCGCGAACCGGGCCGCCTAGAGCTGCTCCTTGGCTTTGTATGCGGCCACAAAACGCTCGGCCTCTTCGACCGTGTTCACGTCGCCGGCGATCTGGGCCTGGAGCAGGTTGTCGCGAATCAGCCCCACGGCCGGGCCGGGCTTGATGCGCGCGATATCCATGATCTGCTTGCCGTTCAGCAAGGGTTCGAGCAGCTCCTCACGGATGTCCGCCCGCTCCAGCATTTTCATATTGTGATTGAATTCTGTGTAGTTGGCGTTTCTGGCCTTGATGTCGGCCCGAGCCATCTCGATAAGGCGCGGATAGTCGTCCACGGCCTTGAAACGGCGGATGCCCTTGTCGGTCAGCATGAAGTGGAAACGCATGTGGTTGCGGACCAGATTCACGATCATGTCCACTTCCTCGGTATTGAGGCGCAGACGCTTTAGGATCTTGCGCGCGACCTTGGCGCCGATGCGATGGTGCTGGTAGAAGGTGGTGCGATCCTCGTAGACCTCTCCGGCGTAGAGCTTGCCGCAATTGAGGAAGAGGCAGCCGAGAGTTCCGTACCAGTCGTAGGGCAGCTCTTCCGGGTAGCGCTGCATGACCTTCAGGGTGTGTTCCCAGATGGACCTGGACCCGGTCTCCTCGTCGAAAACCTGAAAGATGCGACTCAGGGCGGCCAGTTCCGGCACCAGTCCGTGCAGGATCATGGAATCGAACAGGAGCTCGGCGAAACGCCACATGTTCTCGGCCTCGACCTTGCGCCATTCATCCATGATGTCCGTGACCGAAACATAATCAAGCACCCGGCGCGAAGCGCGGATGATGGACATCCAGGAATTTTCCTCGATGGGCAGATGATAGTTGGCCGAAAAACGCAAGGCCCGGATGGCCCGCAGATAATCGTGTTTGAGGGTTTCGTCGGGAATACCCTGAAACTTGATCTGCCCGCCGGAGATGTTCTCGAAGCCGTCGTAAACGTCACGGGAACGGGGGATGAACGGACAGGCCAGGCTGACGGGAAAACCGTCGTCCTTGTCGAGCTTCTTCAGCATGTTGGACGTAATCTGGGCCACGCAGGCCTCGGGATGGGAGGCGTCGGCCATGTCGGCGGGATGAAAGAGAAAGGTTGCGCTGCCCTGGTCCATCCTGGCCACGATATCCCCGCTGCCGGCGGTAATTTTGGGAAAAAGATTTTTGAGGCCGGCAAGATCGATATCCGTGCAGATCTCCACCTCGGCATCCTTGGAAGTTCCAAGAATCTTGCGCTGCAGCGCAGCGTTGATGACGTAGGCGTCATAGCCGTTGCGCATGATGGTTTTACAGATGGAGGCGGCTTCTTTTATCGGCTGAGGCATCAAGATCTCCTTGAATGGTCGTGTTCATAAAAAAGTCTGCACCCTATAATCGGATGCAATCTAAATATCTTCATCTTTTTCCCCTGACTTGGTCAAGCGGTAGCGGAACTGCCTGAAGTTGAGTCCGACCATCTCCGCGGCCCGCCCCTTGTGCCCGCCGCAGCGCCGCAGCGCCTCGGAAATGACCTTGTGCTCATGCACGGCAAGGTATTCGTCGAGGGTCATCTGTCCGGACAGGACTTTCTGGATTCCACCATCCTGATCCGTGGAGGTGATTTTTTCATAGATGACCAGGGAATCCGCCGTGACGGTGTCACCGGGTTCGAGGGCCACGGCCCGCTCCACGATGTTTTCGAGTTCGCGCACGTTGCCGGGATACCCGTAGGCCAGCAGCTTCTTGCGCGCATCGGCGGTGAATCCCCGCAGCTGACGCTTCTGGGCGCGGCACGCCTTTTCCAGAAAATGGTCGGCCAGGGTCAGCGCGTCGTCCCCGCGTTCGCGCAGAGGCGGAAGATGCACCTTGACCCCGCTCAGACGATAATAGAGATCCTCGCGAAAATCGCCGTCGGCCACGCTCTGCTCGACGTTGCGATTGGTCGCCGCGATGATGCGCACGTCCGAGCGCAGCTCCTCCGTCCCGCCAAGGGGAATGAAGCAGCGCTCCTGCACGTAGCGCAAAAGCTTGACCTGCGTGGAATGAGCAAGCTCGCCCACTTCGTCCAGAAAAAGGGTCCCGCCCTCGGCCATTTCGAGCAGGCCCTTCTTGGCGCGGTCAGCGCTGGTGAAGGCACCCTTGCGAAAGCCGAACAGCTCGCTTTCCACCAGATTCTCCGGCAAGCCGCCGCAGTTGATGGCCAGGAAAGGATGCTTTGCGCGCTGGCTCTGGCTGTGGATGCAGCGGGCGAAGAGCTCCTTGCCCGTCCCGGACTCGCCGGTCACGAGCACGCTGATGTTTGTCGGGGCGATGCGCCGGACCAGGTCGAAGACGGCCTGCATCTGCCGGCTTCCACCGATGATCTCGCCGTACTGCTTGCTGATCTGCCCCTTGAGCCAGTCATTTTCCTCTTTGAGACGGGCCGTTTCCAGGGTGCGCTCCACCGTGTAGAGCAGGTCGTCGAGCTCGAAGGGCTTGGAGATATAGTCCTTGGCGCCATGCTTCATGGCCGTGATGGCGCTCTTGGCGTCGGCGTAGGCCGTGACCATGAGCACAGGCACCTCGGCCCAGGTCTCGCGGATGCGCACCAGGAGATCGATCCCGCTTTCGCGGCCCAGGCGCAGGTCCAGCAGGATAAGGGCGATGGATTGCTGCTGCAGCACGGCCAGGGCCGTGGCGGAATCGGGCGCGGTCCAGACCGCATGCCCTTTCTTGATCAGGGCGATCTCCAGGACTTCACGCAGGCTCAGGTCATCGTCGACGATAAGTATGTTGGCCATATTCTTTCCGTGCTTCCCTGCTTGCAAAAATCAATTCGGCCCCGCCCGCATCAAGGGCGCGTCAGCGTGATTGCCTCCAGCCTGGAAAAGACAGCCCGGCCGCCCAGAAAATGCGCCATGACCCGGCCCGGCACCTCCTTGTCCAGGCAGGGCGTGTTCTTGCCCTTGGACAAGAGGGCCCCGGCCGTGGCCACCCATGCCAGATCAGGATCAAAAAGCACAAAGTCCGCCGGGTCTCCTGGCCGCAAGCGGTTGGCGGGCAGATCGAAGATGGCGGCCGTGTTCCAGCACCACAAACGGCTTATGTCCGCAAATTCAAGCTCCCCGCTGCGCACCAGTTCATAGGTCAGGGACAGTGCCGTATCAAGGCCGGAAATGCCGTTTGGCGCGTCGGCGAAGGTCACTTCCTTTTCGTGGGCGGCGTGAGGCGCGTGGTCCGTGACCAGGATGTCGATGACTCCCGCGCGCACGGCCTGGCGCAGGGCCAGCACATCGTCGCGGGTGCGCAGGGGGGGATTTACCCGCACGCTGGTATCGTAGCTCTCGACCCGGGATTCATCCCAGAGCAGGTAGTGCGGGCAGGTTTCCGCCGTGACCTTGACGCCGCGCTCCTTGGCGCCGGCGATGAGCTCCACCGACTGCCGGCAGCTGATGTGGGCCAGATGGATGGGCAGGTCCAGATAGGAGGCCAAAAGGATGTCACGGGCGACCTGCATGGCCTCGGATGCGGTGGGAATGCCCTTGAGGCCCAGACGGCTCGAAACCTCGCCTTCGTTCATGACTCCGCCCTTGCCCAGCCACGGGTCCTCGCAGTGGTCGATGACCTTGAGGCCGAAATCCGCCGCATATTCCATGGCCCGCCGAAAAAGCTCCGCGTTTTCGACAGGCAAGCCGTCGTTGGACAGGGCCACGCAACCGGCTCGGGCCAGTTCCCCGGCCGCGGCCAGCTCCTTGCCCAGAAGGCCCACGGTCAGTGCCCCCACCGGCCGCACCCAGGGGCCATGCGGAAAGGCCTCCCGCGCCTTTTGCAGCATGAAGCGTGTCACCGAGGCGTTGTCGTTGACGGGGCTCGTGTTGGCCATGGCCATGACCTGGCCAAAGCCTCCCCCGGCTGCGGCGGACAGGCCGGACCTGATGTCCTCTTTGTATTCCTGGCCAGGCTCGCGCAGATGCACGTGCGCGTCGATGAGGCTCGGCAGGAGGGTTAGCCCCCCCGCATCGACAACCTGGACCCCGGACATGTCAACAGGCGCGGCAACGGTTCCGGCCTCGGCCAGTTCCAGCACTCGGCCCTCGCCAATGAAGAGGTCGCAGCTGCGATCCTCCCAGGAAACATTGCGAATCAGACAATCTACATGTGCCATGGTACCACCATCGTAAAATTTATCATGCCGAAATCCGGGTCCGGGTCAAATACAGGTGCAAAAGGGTCATGCGCACGGCCACGCCCGAGGCGACCTGATCCAAAATAAGGCTCGCCCCGCAGTCGGCCAGTTCCGAGGCGATCTCAAGGCCCCGGTTCATGGGACCGGGATGCATGATCTTCACATCCGCATTGGCCTTTTCCAGATGCCTGGGCGAGAGGCCATAGGTGCAGGCGTATTCGCGCAGATCAGGCAGGAGCCCCGCCTGCTGGCGCTCCAGCTGCAGACGCAGGCAGATGACCGCGTCCACCCCCTCGCAGGCCTTGGCCACGTCGGAGAAAACCTCCACCGGCCAGGTCCGGACCATGGCCGGCAGCAATGTGCGCGGGGCGCAGAGCCGCACCCGCACACCGAGCATGGTCAAAAGTTCCACGTTCGAACGGGCCACCCGGCTATGCGCGATGTCACCAAGGATGCACACGGTCTTGCCCGCAAAAGAGCCCCAGACCTGATGCAGGGTGAACCCGTCCAAGAGGGCCTGGGTGGGGTGGGCATGCCAGCCGTCGCCGGCGTTGATGACGGAGCAGGACAGCCGTTCGGCCAGAAACCTGGCCGCCCCGCTGTCCCAGTGCCGGATGACGATGGCGTCGGGGTTCATGGCCTGCAGGGTCAGGGCCGTGTCTTTGAGGCTCTCGCCCTTTTGCAGGGAGCTGCCCGACTTGGTCAGGCTGAATGTATCGGCGGAGAGGCGCTTGCCGGCCATGTCGAAAGAGGTCTTGGTGCGCGTGGACGCCTCGGCGAAAAACAGGACCACGCTCTTGCCCTTCAGGATGGGCACCTTCTTGATGGGCCGCTGGTTCACTTCCGCGAACCGGGCCGCCGTCTCGAAAACATGGGCGATCTCGTCCGTGTCGAGCTGGGAAATTTCCAAAAGGTCCTTATGCCGCCAATTCATAGCTCCGCCTTGCCGCCCCTGCGGGGGTTGTGATTGCATCGTGGCCAAAAAAAAGGGACCCGGCATTTCGCCCGTCCCTTGCTCCTTACGTACCCCACGGTCTTTCGCACACGTTTCATGCCATGGCCCCTTACACGACCGGGCTCTCGACGTCCAGTGCGGCGGCACGCATGGGCCGGCGCCTTAAAAAAAGGCGCGCCCCAGCGGAGCGCGCCCCCATCAGCTGTTCAAAAACCCACAGGTCTATTCCTGCGACTCATCGGTTTCATCCAGCATCTCGTCATCATCGGGCAGATCCACATCATCCGGGCCGACGGAATCTTCCGGATCCGAATCGGGCGAAGGCACCTCCGCACGCGGAACGCCGCTCACTTCCGGAGCATCGGTCGGCACATGGTCGAAGCAGACCACGGTCTGTTCGTCCTCAAGGCGAACCAGGCGCACTCCCTGGGTGGCCCGGCCGACCAGGCTGATGTCGGAGATGCCGATGCGGATGATCTTGCTACCCGAAGTCAGGAGGATGAGCTCATCCGTGGGGTAGACCATCATGGCCCCGACAACCTTGCCGGTCTTGGGAGTGATGCGCATGTTGATGATGCCCTTGCCGCCGCGCGACTGGGCCCGGAAGTGCTCCACCTGGGTGCGCTTGCCGTAGCCGTTCTCCGCGATGGTCAGAAGCTCCTGCTGAGTGTCCTTGTTGACCACCACGCCGGCCACGACCTGATCGCCCTTGCGCAGGGCCAGGCCCTTCACGCCGGTGGCGGTGCGGCCCATGGCGCGCACATCGGAGCAGGCGAAACGGATGGAATAGCCGTCCACCGTGACCAGCACCATCTCGTCGTTGGTTTCCACCTCGCGCACGCCGATAAGCTCATCGTCGTCACGCATGCCAAGGGCGATGAGACCCACGGCGCGAATGTTGCGATAGAGATGGACGGAGCTGCGTTTGACCACGCCGAGCTTGGTGTAGAAGAAGTAGAATTTCTCCTGGTCCAGATCGCGGCAGGTCATGGCCGCGGCGATGTATTCGTTGCTGTCCAGCGGCAGCAGGTTGGCCACGTGCTTGCCCCGGGCCGTGCGTCCGCCCTCGGGGATCTGGTGCACCTTGACCTGGTACATCTTGCCCTTGTTGCTGAACAGATTCATGTACTGGTGGTTGGAGGTCGTCAGGATGAAGGTGATGAAATCCTCCTCCGCGACCTGCACCCCGGTGATGCCCGTGCCGCCACGGCGCTGCTGGCGATAGTTGTCGAGACTGGTGCGCTTCAAATACCCGTTGCGGGACAGGGTGATGACCACCGGCTCGTCGGGAATGATGTCTTCGATGTCGATGGAATCGGGATCATGGGCCAGAATTTCGGATTTGCGGGGCGTTGCGAAATTGTCGCGCAGATCCTGGAGTTCCTGGCGGATGACGGATTTCAAGACTTCCGTGTTCTCGATGACGCTGGTCAGATATTCGATCTGCTTCAGGAGTTCGGCATATTCCTCCAGGAGCTTTTCGCGCTCCAGATTGGTCAGCCGCTGCAAGCGCATGTCGAGAATGGCCTGGGCCTGGATCTCGGACAGGCCGAAGCGTTCACGCAGACGCTCCTTGGCCTCCTGCGGGGTCTTGGAGGCGCGGATAAGCGCGACCACTTCATCGATGAAATCAAGGGCGATACGCAGGCCTTCAAGGATGTGCGCCCGATGCTGGGCCTTCCTGAGGTCGAAGCGGGAACGGCGGATGACCACCTCGCGGCGATAGTCCAGAAAATATTCCAGCACCTGCTTCACATTCAGCAGCTGGGGCCGGTTGTTGACGACCGCCATCATGTTGATGCCGAAGCTGGTTTCGAGCGACGTGAATTTGAAGAGCTGATTGACGATCACATCGGAGAAGACGCCCTTCTTGAGGTCCATGACGATGCGGATGCCCTTCATGTCCGATTCGTCGCGCAGGTCGGAGATGCCCTCGATCTTGCGCTCGTTGACCAGCATGGCGATCTTTTCCACCAGGGTGGACTTGTTCAGGGCGTAGGGAATCTCTTTGACGACAATGGATTCCAGGTCCCCCTTGCGCTTTTCGATCTCGATGCGCGAACGGATGCGCACCGAACCGCGACCGGTGCGGTAGGCCTCGCGGATGCCGGCCTTGCCGTAGATGAGCGCGCCGGTGGGGAAATCCGGGGCTTTTATGTACTGCATCAACTCGTCGATGGACATCTGGGGATCGTCAAGCAGCCGCAGCGTCCCGTCGACCACCTCGCCCAGGTTGTGCGGCGGAATATTGGTGGCCATGCCCACGGCGATGCCCGAGGATCCGTTGACCAGCAGGTTCGGAACCTTGGTCGGCAGCACCGAAGGCTCCTGCAGGGAGTTGTCGTAGTTGGGACGAAATTCCACCGTGTCCTTTTCGATGTCGGCCAAAAAGGAGCCGGCCAGCTTTGACATGCGCACTTCGGTGTAACGCATGGCCGCCGCGGAGTCGCCGTCGATGGAACCGAAGTTGCCCTGGCCGTCGACCAGGGGATCACGCATGTTGAATTCCTGAGCCATGCGCACCAAGGCGTCGTACACGGCCGAGTCGCCATGGGGGTGAAACTTACCGATGACGTCACCGACCACGCGGGCGGACTTCTTGTAAGCCCGGTTGTACGTGTTGCCGAGCTCGTGCATGGCGAAAAGAATACGCCGATGAACGGGCTTGAGGCCATCGCGCACGTCCGGGATGGCCCGGCCGATGATGACGCTCAGCGAATATTCCAGATAGGATTTCTGAAGTTCTTTTTCGATACTGATGTTGGACACATCCACCTCAATTTCTTGTAAAAGCTGTTGAACCCGAGCTAAATGTCAAGGTCCGAAACCAGAAGGGCATTGCGCTCGATGAATTCACGCCGGGGTTCGACCTTGTCGCCCATGAGCTTGGTGAACAGCTCGTCGGCCTCGACCGCATCGTCGATGGTCACCTGCAGGAACGTGCGGGCCTCGGGGTCCATGGTCGTGCTCCAGAGCTGCTCCGGATTCATCTCGCCCAGACCCTTGTAGCGTTGCACGTTGATCCCTTTCTGGGCCAGATCCAGAACCTGGCGCAGCAGGTCGAAGGGACCCGTCGCCTCCAGCTCCACGTCCTTGTGCCGGATGGTCCAGACCTGCCCGGAACCAAATTCCCTGATCTTGCCCAAAAGCTCCACGGCCCGCCGATAGCGCTTGGAATAAAAGAATTCCACGCCAAGACGGATGACATGATTGTTGGCATCGATGAAACGCAGATAATGACGCGCCTCGGTGTCCAGCGCCTCGCCGTTCTGGGGCTCGTCCTGCTCGCTGATCAGCTCCAGGGAAAAGCCTCCCGCGGCCATGTGCGCCGTCAACGCTTCGTCCGGACCGTTTGCGCGCAGCTCATCGGGCTCGATGGCACCGGGCGCGTTGACAACCCGCATGAACAATCCGTCGGGGATGCCCATGTTGGCGACATCCTGGGCCAGTTCGCGCAGGGCCAGGATGGTGTTCAGGAGCTCTCTCAGATCCTCGCCCGTCAGGGGCTCCCGATCGGGAAGAATCAGGGCCACCTC is a genomic window of Desulfomicrobium baculatum DSM 4028 containing:
- the purE gene encoding 5-(carboxyamino)imidazole ribonucleotide mutase; translation: MVPLVGVIMGSSSDWETMQHCSRALEILMVPHETRVVSAHRTPDLLFEYAAGAEARGLRVIVAGAGGAAHLPGMAAAMTLLPVIGVPVRSKALSGMDSLLSIAQMPAGVPVGTMAIGRAGAVNAALLSAAILSAQHPEIREALAEYRRKQTQNVLDNPLPGEPQ
- a CDS encoding LysR family transcriptional regulator, translating into MLNYRQLYYFWNVATAGGIRRAAERMHLTPQTLSGQIGELERDLGVKLFVRTGRRLEITEAGKLALARADEIFQIGSELTETLKASPPEEALPFRVGLADSVPKSIAFRLLAPAFKLAPPVRLFCHRDRLENLFAELAIHKLELVIADRQLPAGLGVKAFNHPLGNCSITFFGVQELVRRYRPDFPHSLTGAPLLMPTGSVRGELDRWFAEHGIHPHVVGEFDDTALLKTFGQAGLGLFPAPSVMREEVRRLYDVDTVGEAQDIDVRYFAISAERRLKHPAVMAVSEHARQNLFVS
- a CDS encoding tetratricopeptide repeat protein, whose protein sequence is MKTCAMVLVLCFVLAGCGARGTSRGASSNMGSKEVELRLNLIESHINNDQPQLALQELFKVEPAAKHMSRFHFDSGMIYIGLQELEQARDGFAKAVEIDEDFGEAWNNLGKVEEALGRDSEAEAAYRKAIGILTYVTPEFPAYNLGVLLLRQGRASEAEELGRKALARNWRYIPAYKLLSDAFVAQNRLDDAESVLKSGLEADMDSTSTILALAEHQVRMGKTAEARELFTRIVKQYPKSNEAKLARDYLDFLQ
- the hisG gene encoding ATP phosphoribosyltransferase, producing MVDGKQMRIGIPKGSLEEATVKLFAKAGWKVTSHHRNYFPEINDPELTCSLCRAQEMARYVENGLLDAGLTGKDWILENQSDVVIVDDLIYSKASNRPAKWVLAVAGDSPYKRPEDLAGKKIATEFLSFTKRYFEEAGIPVEVEYSWGATEAKVVEGLVDAIVEITETGTTIKAHGLRIIAELLQTNTQLIANKESWKDPWKRAKIENMNTLLQGALRADKLVALKMNAPADVVDKVMALLPSMNSPTIAHLHNSDWLSIETVVETCQVRDLVPKLQAVGAQAIIEYSLNKVI
- the hisI gene encoding phosphoribosyl-AMP cyclohydrolase, which gives rise to MEQPDFDKCGGLIPVIAQEAASGEVLMLAYMNEEAWNETLRTGEVHYYSRSRKSLWHKGGTSGHVQKVRSIRLDCDRDTVLVQVEQIGGAACHTGRRSCFYRERDAQGRWTDCSPMVFDPKEVYK
- the rlmN gene encoding 23S rRNA (adenine(2503)-C(2))-methyltransferase RlmN, which codes for MRNILELTCPELEEAVQAMGHQSFRARQLWQWLWRKGVREFSAMTNLARDFREQLMREWALDWPEVHEVQTSSDGTVKLLLRLADGALVETVLIPDKERYTQCLSCQIGCPMGCTFCSTGLMGFSRNMTGGEIAAQVLVARDYLRAHGLGDEVKNLVYMGMGEPLTNWDEVRRSLQILSNAEGLEFSRRRITLSTCAIKGKMDVFGIEGLALPAISLHAPTQEIRESLMPGAARWPIEELIAALQGMELKARERVTIEYILIKGVNDSLQHARQLVRLLSHLKCKINLIAYNPGPGIEYAAPAPGDVLAFEELLRKKGFTVTLRKSKGQDIAAACGQLKTEAQGRMNSTTSKEGPNDGTA
- a CDS encoding HD domain-containing protein → MPQPIKEAASICKTIMRNGYDAYVINAALQRKILGTSKDAEVEICTDIDLAGLKNLFPKITAGSGDIVARMDQGSATFLFHPADMADASHPEACVAQITSNMLKKLDKDDGFPVSLACPFIPRSRDVYDGFENISGGQIKFQGIPDETLKHDYLRAIRALRFSANYHLPIEENSWMSIIRASRRVLDYVSVTDIMDEWRKVEAENMWRFAELLFDSMILHGLVPELAALSRIFQVFDEETGSRSIWEHTLKVMQRYPEELPYDWYGTLGCLFLNCGKLYAGEVYEDRTTFYQHHRIGAKVARKILKRLRLNTEEVDMIVNLVRNHMRFHFMLTDKGIRRFKAVDDYPRLIEMARADIKARNANYTEFNHNMKMLERADIREELLEPLLNGKQIMDIARIKPGPAVGLIRDNLLQAQIAGDVNTVEEAERFVAAYKAKEQL